From Heliomicrobium modesticaldum Ice1, a single genomic window includes:
- the accA gene encoding acetyl-CoA carboxylase carboxyl transferase subunit alpha, translating to MALPLDFEKPLFELETKIDELRTFSQEKDLDFSSEIATLEQKAEELRKKIYRDLTPWQQAQLARHPDRPNTIEYIRLLFEEFYEMKGDRLYGDDPAIVGGIARFQGRPVTVIGHVKGKDTKENIYRNFGMPHPEGYRKALRLMRQAAKFSRPIICFIDTPGAYCGIGAEERGQAEAIARNLLEMAALPVPIISVIIGEGGSGGALALGVADRLLMLEHAVYSVASPESAASILFKDASLAPQAAAAMGITAERLKDLKLIDRIVPEPSGGAHRNPIGTAKELATALSEEIENLLALSAQELVDSRYAKYRNLGLHCIEDASCGTFEAEATDASGT from the coding sequence ATGGCGCTGCCGCTGGATTTTGAAAAACCGCTTTTTGAGCTGGAAACGAAAATCGACGAACTGCGCACCTTCTCCCAAGAAAAAGACCTGGATTTCAGCAGCGAAATCGCGACGCTGGAACAGAAGGCCGAAGAACTGCGCAAAAAGATCTACCGCGACCTGACGCCGTGGCAGCAGGCCCAATTGGCCCGCCACCCGGATCGTCCCAACACGATCGAGTACATCCGTCTCCTCTTCGAGGAGTTCTATGAGATGAAGGGCGACCGCCTCTATGGCGACGACCCGGCGATCGTGGGTGGCATCGCCCGCTTTCAGGGCCGTCCCGTCACCGTCATCGGCCACGTGAAAGGCAAGGACACGAAGGAGAACATCTACCGCAACTTCGGCATGCCTCACCCCGAAGGCTACCGCAAAGCCTTGCGGCTGATGCGGCAGGCGGCCAAGTTCAGCCGGCCCATCATCTGCTTCATCGACACGCCAGGTGCTTACTGCGGCATCGGCGCTGAGGAGCGGGGGCAAGCCGAAGCGATCGCCCGCAATCTCCTAGAGATGGCTGCTCTGCCCGTGCCGATCATCTCGGTGATCATCGGCGAAGGTGGCAGCGGCGGCGCACTGGCCCTCGGTGTAGCCGACCGTTTGCTCATGCTGGAGCATGCCGTCTACTCGGTGGCCTCGCCCGAATCGGCGGCTTCGATCCTCTTCAAAGACGCCTCCTTAGCCCCGCAGGCTGCGGCCGCGATGGGCATCACCGCCGAGCGGTTGAAAGACCTGAAGCTGATCGACCGCATCGTCCCCGAGCCCTCCGGCGGCGCCCACCGTAACCCGATCGGAACGGCGAAGGAACTGGCGACGGCGCTCAGCGAAGAAATAGAGAACCTGTTGGCCCTTTCCGCCCAGGAACTGGTCGATAGTCGTTATGCCAAATACCGCAACCTGGGCTTGCACTGCATCGAAGATGCCTCCTGTGGCACCTTTGAAGCCGAGGCGACCGACGCATCAGGCACCTGA
- the accD gene encoding acetyl-CoA carboxylase, carboxyltransferase subunit beta, with protein MDGLWVKCKQCQQILLTKELEKNLKVCRCGYHFRMTAQERIVMLVDENSFIEWDRELVSKDPLQFPGYAQKIQKCQIETSMSEAITTGQGRICDIPVVLGVMDPRFIMASMGAVVGEKIVRAAERALKLRLPLVLFSASGGARMQEGVLSLMQMARTSAALTRLSKAGLPFFSVLTDPTTGGVTASFAMLGDLIIAEPGALIGFTGPRVIEQTIRQKLPEGFQRSEFLQKHGMVDIIIERPKMREQLAALLALHCGNSLEGVES; from the coding sequence ATGGATGGTTTGTGGGTGAAGTGCAAGCAGTGTCAGCAGATCCTGTTGACGAAAGAGTTGGAGAAGAATCTGAAGGTATGCCGGTGTGGATACCATTTTCGGATGACGGCTCAGGAACGGATCGTCATGCTGGTCGACGAGAACAGCTTCATCGAGTGGGACCGGGAGCTGGTATCAAAAGATCCCCTCCAGTTTCCCGGCTATGCCCAAAAAATTCAGAAGTGTCAGATTGAAACGTCCATGAGCGAGGCCATCACGACCGGGCAGGGGAGGATCTGTGACATTCCCGTTGTCCTCGGCGTCATGGATCCCCGCTTCATCATGGCCTCCATGGGCGCCGTTGTCGGTGAGAAGATCGTTCGCGCCGCCGAGCGGGCGCTGAAGTTGCGCCTGCCGCTGGTGCTGTTTTCCGCTTCCGGCGGCGCCCGCATGCAGGAAGGCGTCCTCTCGCTGATGCAGATGGCCCGCACCAGCGCCGCCCTGACCCGCCTCTCCAAAGCCGGCCTGCCCTTTTTCTCGGTTCTCACCGACCCGACGACTGGCGGCGTTACAGCTAGCTTTGCCATGCTGGGCGACCTGATCATCGCTGAGCCGGGCGCCTTGATCGGCTTCACCGGCCCCCGCGTCATCGAGCAGACGATCCGCCAGAAACTGCCGGAAGGATTTCAGCGGTCCGAATTTTTGCAAAAACACGGTATGGTCGACATCATCATCGAACGCCCGAAGATGCGCGAGCAATTGGCTGCGCTGCTGGCGTTGCACTGCGGGAATTCCCTCGAGGGGGTGGAAAGCTGA
- a CDS encoding putative signal transducing protein has protein sequence MWTVVYIAPNRTTAEMLKNVLTNEGLLVMLRPVGVPHLGDSGSVEILVPESEAEEAHEILSGALGG, from the coding sequence GTGTGGACCGTCGTCTACATCGCACCCAACCGCACCACCGCTGAAATGTTGAAGAACGTACTTACGAACGAAGGTTTGCTCGTCATGTTGCGACCTGTCGGGGTGCCTCATCTCGGCGACTCAGGTTCCGTAGAAATCCTCGTGCCCGAATCAGAAGCCGAAGAAGCCCATGAGATTTTGAGCGGGGCCTTGGGAGGGTAA